The Arvicanthis niloticus isolate mArvNil1 chromosome 21, mArvNil1.pat.X, whole genome shotgun sequence genome includes the window aaagaaaagaaaagaaaagaaaagaaaagaaaagaaaagaaacaaaccccCACCAAGCATAGTTTTCTGTTAATGGTTATAAAATAGTTCCCAAGCTCCCTCTAATCCAAACTCCACAGTCTGGACCCCACCCTCTTCCATCCCCATGTAACTAAAAGCTTCTCCACTCTAAGTGGTCAAATTGTTTTGCACTAAAGCACTTACAGGAGGCccctcagcatttttttttctctaatgccCGCTGGACATCGCTCTGCCTAGTGAGGGCCAGGCCTTTGCTCTTTGTCGCCCTCTGCTGGTGGAAATGGAACATACCGATTGGGAGTGTAGTTTGAGCTTTGCTAAATTCCTCTGCCTTCATGGCTGCACCCTTTAGACAGGTTTGCCGGGAgctgggggagaggggggggcggggggggggggggggggggtggtttccTCCTGTATCCATTTTGTGGAAGAAACCTCTGCCATTCCCAACACTGTTTCTTGTGTTCTTGGTTGCTCTTATCTCCCACTCTGATGTTTAAGCTGGGGGCCTCCTCATACATTCAACACAAATACGGTGGTGTTCAGAGGCAGCTTTCCCCACCACCCATTTACGAAGGGGTCCTTTTATCTGCAAGTGTGTGTTCTCCACTGTACAGTCAGTTCAAGGACCCTGTAAACCCACCATGAATTTAAAATAGCAAACTTGtaattacaatttatttattcttatcaatgtgtatgggtgtgggtgtgccATGATGACTGTGcatatggaggacagaggacaactttcaggagacACTTCTCTACTTCCGCCGTGGGTCCCAAAGATCCAACTCAGGTCTACGAGCTTGTGAGGCAAacacctttactggctgagctatcttgctggtctaaattgttttttattttattttttttggaggcagagcttcatgtagtctagactgtcttcaaactcacTTTCTAGGTAGCCAAAGCTAATCtcgaacttctggtcctcctgcctccacctccaagctgctgagattaaagctgtcTGCCATCACACCAGGTTTTATGCCTGGCTGGGGCTccatacacatgcatgccaggcaagacTTTGGCAACTGTCGTAGTTAGGGTTTTaccgctgtgaacagacaccatgaccaaggcaactcttataaaggacaacatttaactggggttggtttacaggttcagaggctcagtccataatcatcagggcaggaacatggcagaatccaggcagacatgatgctggagaaggagctgagagttctacatcttcatctgaaggctgctagcaaaatactggcttccaggcagttaggatgagggtcttaaagtccacgcTCGCAgcgacacttcctccaacaagccacacctcctccaacaaggccacacctcctccaacaaggccacaccttctccaatacGGCCACACCTccttccacaaggccacacccactctaacagggccacaccttctgctagtGCCATCCCTTGGGCGGAGCATGTacaaacaaaccatcacagcaacTGACATACATCTCCAGCTCTTAGTATTGTAGGTCAGCATACAAAGCATGGTTTCCATCCTGGCATTTCACACATGTCTCATCGTACTTGGATCTTATTTATGTCCCACCCCTTCAGCTGGTTCCCACTCTTGCCTCTGTTTGCAATTCTTCTTTCCTGTGCTCCATTGCTTCCAGTCTCATCTCCCTGAGCGGCTCCCTTTCATGAGttcctttctagtttcatgataTGCAAACAcctcatgtaaacacacacacacacacacacacacacacacacacacacactaaactagATTAAATTTATcctgggattggagagatggctcagtagttaagagtacttgatgctcttgcagaggacgcAGGTTTGATTGCcacacctacatggcagctcacaaccacctgtaacaccagttccagggaacccaatgccctcttctgacctctgtaggcagcAGGGATTTACATGGTATACAgctatacatgtaggcaaacataaatttaaagttaaaaattttattttgactttgtaTATTtgtgcaggggtgtgtgtgtgtgtgtgtgtgtgtgtgagctagagacacagagagagcgagacagacagagagaaacaaatcagagacagatacacaaagagagtgcatatatgcatatgtcacGAGGGGCCATAAAAGGAcactggataccctggaactggtggttgtaagccaccctaCGTCGGTGCTGGACCCAAACTCAGATTTTATTAAAGAGCAGAaattgcttttaaccactgagccatctctccagccccataaatataattttaaaatctaggATCTGCATAGGAGAGGCCATATGGCCTTCGTCTTTTGAATTTGCCGTATTTCCCTTAACAGTAATACTCTATTGCAGTCATTTTCCTGCAGGTTTCACGGtttcacaaaacaacaacaacaaacgaGTAAAATCTCACTAAACGTTCTGCATTTCTTTTGCCGACTCACCAGTTGGTGGGCATGGTCAATATTTCCATGTCATTTATCAGTATCTGATCTGACACTCTGATTAATCTTTTTGTTAATTGTCCTTTGGAATTTTCATTAATCTGCCTCCTGTCCCGCCAGAAAGGATTTTGTGTCTCTGGTTGGCACGGGGCAGTAAACTTAATACCCAGATCTGGTTTTCAGTTGTACTAGAAACATCCAATGATATTGAAAAAATAAGAGCTGGGAAGACAGcttagctggtaaagtgcttgcggTCATTggtgacatgagttcaatccctggaacccgtACAAAAAAGACCCAAGTAGTGGTCTGTGCTTGTAACCGCGGAGCTGGCAAGGTGGGACGCCGATTTCTAGGTTTTCACAGCTTTTTTAGCCTCGCCTATCTGGTAAGCTagtctcagtgagagactctaccCTCAAAACAAGGTAGATGCTGCCTGaggttgacttctgacctccacacttgcatCCATGTAAGCCTGCAACAATACACGAATGCAAGTCCCCTCCATGAAAAGATGGAAGATAGTGGGACGTGAAAAATAAGTCAAATCTCCGCTGGAGGAGGTTAGGGGTGCGGCTCaacagggtggtggtggggggcggTTAGTATacagaaggacctgagtttgatctctagcaccttttaaaaacaaaacaggctgagggaggaggggcgcatgcttgtaatctcagcacttcagagatagaggcaggaggattgtcactAGTTCCAGGTACATAGTTCTAGGCTAGTCTGGGCATGTGAaaccttggttttctttcttttatttttaaatcagacCGAAATGAAACTAAAAGACACAAGTCAAGTCAGGgcggagaggtggctcagtaggtaaaggcgcCGGACACTAAACTTGAAAACGAATTCAATCCTCAGGAAGAAATGAGAATAGTTTTTTTGATCTCAGCACGACGCTACTCcctagatagacagacagacagatagatagctGGAtggatgataaataaataaatagattaaatatatagataaatagattaatAATCAAAGTGTAATTTAAAAAGCCCCAAACCGAAAAAGCTGAAGTCCACCGAAAGCCCGAAACTGTCAAGAGTTAACCAGAGAGCAGGAAAGGCAGAGGGGGCGTGTTGAACTAGGAACGCAGCGAAGCATGGAGGCGTGGCAAGGGGGCGTGGCAAACGGAGGGGAATTCTATCGTTGGGGCGCAGCAGGCGAGGAGGCGTGGCGAGGTGTGAGGAGGGCGGAGTTGACCGGAAGCGTGGGCGGAGTCCCAGGAAGTGACGCCCCCTACAGCTCGGCGAAGACTTTAGCAGGGTGAGCGAGTCTTTGCGGGCGATGGAGAACGGAGCGGTGTACAGTCCCACCACCGAGGCGGCCCCAGGCCCTGGCAGGGGCGCGCGCAGCGGCCTGGCCGCCTACTTCTTCCTGGGCCGGCTCCCTTGGTATCGGCGCATCCTCAAGGGCTTGCAGCTGGTGAGCCAACGGCGGCGGAGGACGAGAGGGCGCCGGGACGGGGCCCGGGACCTGTGGGCTGGGGTGGATGCCTCGAGGCTGCCGCTTGGCCTCCTCGTTCGTTTCCACATCCCAGTTCCTTCCCTTCCTACCAGGGAAGGAGGCGTTGCCATCCGCCTCCTACCCTTGGCCCAGCCTCAGCCACCTAAACCTCCTTCTCTCAGCTAAAATTCTTTCAATTATCGCCCTGAGTGCTTGTGTTTTAGACAACGAAGTGctttctgtttatcttttctgGCTTTTGCGGTTTTCCGGATGCTGGTCCATTAGGGCAGTTTAACTTGTCGGacagtttgtgtatgtgtttaacttgcacagtgagtttgaggcagaGAAGAGTCGAAAGGGCATCTTTCTGCTTCATGTGTGCGGGTGAGAGAACTAGATTACGGCatgcttctctttattttttggcTGTTAGGTGCCTTAAGTTTAGGCGTGAAACTATAGACATCGTTGGTATTTAAATTATAATCTGTTTGATACTCCTGCTGTGTCTCAGGGTCATGATTCAGCTGCCGATGGGTATTAAGGTTTTTCAAGAAGACACTTTTAGGAAAACCAAATTGTCTAGGATGTTTAtgggtttgtttagtttttttgagacatgctAAAAGAGGCCCACTGGTTTCCTTGGGAAGATTTAAAGTTCTCAAAGTCAGAGCTTATGTTCTTATGTCTCAAGTCAGAACTTATGTTCTTGGAACTCAGTTGACCTAGTTTCTTTCCTGAAGTAGAAAACCAGCAGTTAGAAAACTGGCGCCGCCTTTTTAGTTGCCAGCTTGGGGAGCTTGGGGATGAGGAGGAAATCGTTTGGAGACAAATGATAAAGTGGCGTGTGCAACAGTAGaggacccccccacacacacacacatcctcctaGGATGTCTGCAGTAGGCACCTTTAGATTCCTAGGCACCTGGGTTCCCCCTGCTTTTACTTGTTTGCAGAACCTGTTCCTTTTACCCAGATGGGTGTGGTTTTGTCCccacctctccatctctccttcttttccttctccctctctcccctttccactCCTTCTCTCCCACTCTTTTTTCACAGGGTCTCAAGTCGTCCAACTTGACTTCAGACTCTCTAATATGTTGTAGAGGaagaacttgaacttctgatactcctacctccacctctcagtgctgggattacaggtgtgctccaccatgcgGTTTATGTGGTGcagagaattgaacccagggccttgtgcatgctaggcaagcactctaccaactgagctatagcaACAGCTccagattctcttctttctgcgCTTCCCCTGCTCAGTCCTGACTATTTTCTAGAGACCAGCTGTGCTTCTCTGGAGTAAACACATGTTTCTAATGGAACCTTTTAAATAGGGAAGTTTCTGTATGACGGAAACAGTCCCTGTGCTCCAGGGAAATCATCTCTGTTGGTCTTCTGCGTGGATATGCAGAACACAATCTCttatttttagttacttttattttttttttctaataagaaatGCTAACGCCAGAGTAAAAATTCTCATTATTATAGTTCAGCAGGCCTTAGCTCTGTATTTTCAGAATAGGACACAATCAGAAGTTGTGCTGGTATTTTGCAGTTGGACCACAGAGATCAGGTTTGCCTTGAAAAGGTTGTTAGCTGCTCTGTATTTGCTGTCATGGGAAGAGAACAAAGCACTCTGTTTCTGGGAAATTTATTTGTTACAGGGAACTCGTCATATTAAAGCATGCTTTGTTTAAACACGTTTCTCTCCACATACCCCCATCCTCCAggctagctgtcttggaacttactctgtagaccaggcttgcctgaaactcagagttctgcctgcctctgcctcccaagtgccgggattaaaggcttgtgccaccaccattagcccactttttcatttttatggttgtctttttgttcctgtttttctgtttttaatacttacttattaacaataaaaatatactacAGGGTTAATCAAAAAAGTCCCAAGGAAGTTACAGATGAGGTTGATAAAGTATTCGTCCAGGCCGAGGGATGTAGGCAAGACTTATACGCATGCCGTTCTTTGGCTGATTTAAAGTCTAATAGAATTGCAGAGCTCTGATAAGAAAACGAGGGTGTGGAGACACCAGAATCAGCAGAGGAGGCACAGTGTGTTAACAAGGAGCCTTCAAACGGTGGGGAATGTATTCAGAGTGTTTCTATGTGATTTGCTATTTTGGGACCATGAATCTTAGCAGGTTTTCTAAGAttgcaaagagaaaagaaacctgtTGTGAAGCAGTAGACTTGGGagagtggtgggggtggggctgggtcACCTCTAGGCTCTTTCTACCCTTAGATCTCCCAGGCTGCTTGGGACTGGCTCTTAACAAGCTAAATGCCAAGGGGCACAGGGTGAACCTGCAAACAGGAGATTCCGATAAAAGCGTAAAACCCGTCTCGTATTGGACCAGTGCTACCGTACCTGTCACATATGACCTGCATCTTGTCAAAGGCTTGTCCTAAAGACCTGTCTCACCGTCTCATACCTTTCCAGAATGGAGCAGTAAATAAGTTGAAACAGTTTTGTAAGAAATGGTAAATTTTATGCAACTAGACTTTTGGTTTATTGTGTCTGTAGATTTACCCGtatgtttctatttcatttttttgtttgtttgtttgttttaaatacttgGTGGTGGAATTTattctagttttaattttaagtgGACCAGTCTATGATTTAAGTTTTAACTTAGATTtgttatatgtgtttgtatggatGTGTATGGACGACTCAGCTGCCgagactggattttttttttcctttgtacaaTTATCTGGAGATGGATCAGGGCTGGACACTCTGTACTTGAGCTGCCTCTggctgttgaagggcatctgctTTGTTTCTGGTTTGGGGCTGTATGAATAAAGTCATCTTGAAGTCCCTGCACTGGCTCTTTCTTAAGTGGGTCTTCATTTCTCTGGAGTACCCGACAGTGCTTAGCTTTGGAAGAAGCTCCTAATTTTTCTAATACTTGTTGACATTTGTAATCAAAGCGTGGGTGAATGTACTGTGCACGAGGAAATACAActcttgattttcatttttcttttctttcccaagctactctgttgcttgtttgttttccagggctgggaactgaatcagAGGCTCCCGAATGCCAGGCATGTATCCTACCCCTGAGTTacattcctagttcctagtgttgtgttttgtagcccaggctggcctgggcctCCAGTTTATCCTACTGCCTCAGCGTCCTGGGCACTCTGGTCtgctgtgttgattttttttttttttttttgtagcagtTGTATGCCTCTCCAGTCCTCACTGGGGTGAGGTGGAATTTCCCTTTGGCCTTTGACTTTGGGCATCAGTCCCTTTGATGGTCCAGGTACTCAGGAGACTCCCTATGCCTTCATGAGCTGCTCTCGTGAACACTCTTTTCCCACTTCCTAAAAAGTTAAACTCCTGAGCGCCAACTCCTCCCTGTACAGAGGtgctccctgcctgtctctggtCCTCCCAGCAGAGGGTTTCTGCTAGGGTGGTAGAATGTGCTGAGTGCTCTCATCTCGGACTTCCCATCCCGTGACCTCATCCACTGCACCCTTGACTGGTTGCTCACACCTGACGCTGCTTTTCTGGTCTACCGCCTTCTCACCACACCCCCCTTCCTCAAGTACAGAGTTCTCTAACTCTCTGCCAGACTGGAGTTTTCTTGCAGTGTCACCGATATCACTGTCAGCTGTTTCATAGTGCGGTCTAATGCAGGTGCCCCAGTGTTTTTAACCTGAGTGGCGGTAGCACGCTTGCTGCCTTCTTCCGATGGGCACGCTTGCTGTCTTATACCCTTAGGGCTGCTGTTTCTCATTGCTGGCATCTCCCCTTTGCAGGGTGCTCTTGACCTCTTACTTGACCTCTTACTTGGCTGCCCCCCAGTGTCTGTGTGCAGCCACATTTCCCTTGACCTCTAGACTAATCCCACCATGTGCCTCCAACTCTCCCTCTGCCCAACTTTCCTACTGACTCCAGTACAGCAGCTAAGAACAAGTAGCTATGCATAATGGCAGTCAGGTTTCTCCCCTTCTGGAAGTCCTTTCTTCCCGTGGGCTGTTAGAACACTCTCATTTCTGAGTCCCAGCCTTTGACACACAGTAGTTAACTGGGTGTATCCCTTCAAGGCAAGCAGACTCTTAAGTTCTATTTACCAAGTTTTTTCACTAATCTTGTTTGCCCCAGTctttactttataaatattttagcaaACAAATAGtgggtttaattttgttttagaagGTGGATGTCCCACAGTGTTGGCAAAGACTGGCTgggaactcttgatcctcctgcttcagcctcccaagtgtctgTCTGGGTTTATAGGCACAGCCTGCGTATAGGTTTTGGATGTCATGGGTCATCTCACCCACTGAGGTCAAATGGTTTCCATCCGTAGCTGCTGTCTCTCCTGGCCTTCATCTGTGAAGAGGTGGTGTCCGAGTGTGGCTTGTGTGGAGGCCTGTACTTCTTCGAATTTGTGAGCTGTAGCGCCTTTCTCCTGAGCCTCCTCCTGCTGATTGTGTACTGCACACCAGTGCATGACAGAGTTGATACTGGAAAAGTCAAGTCGTCGGTAAGTGGGGAAAACACcgccccctgcttctgcctcccatgtgctgggattaatgatgtgcaccaccatgcctggcgctttcatttaattatatataGAGAGTTATATTTAGGTAAATAAAGAATGTCTTTGTTGGGTCATTGTTCCAATGTACCCCAGGCTGGGGGTTGTGGCTCAATTGGACCTTAACACTTACATCAGAGTTAAGGACAGGAATGGCCACTCACCTGTTATCCCAGTGTTCTGGAGACAGAGATAGGACTAGCCAAGTCAGTGAGCTCTGTGTTGCATGAAAGAGCATCTGGGAAGATGCTGACAATTTACTTTCTCTTCatcagacatgtacacacatgcaaacatacaaacacataaagataaaagtatattttatttatctaggcctagtcctggaaactACTAGCCTCTGCAcagtcttatctaggcctagaatgttttcagcctctaggacttgctgctgaataagctcaacctttctagttctttctgaactctattggctggtttaactcagctgttctggctctgACACCTcaccaagctgactgattcagtctggcttcttctggtttctgactgaattgctctgcttggcctcatactaactttgtcaacatgttctattttttttttttttttttttctggctccttctcattctctggatcattctgtcttcacctgtgtctaccttGTTCTTTCTCTGAGGTAAAACTGATACACACCCCCACCTGCGGCTCTGTCTTGagtagcttccctttcttttctcttctcatgagagttgggcatatcctattctgtcaagtctttctctgattcatcactttgtctgcctgtcaattagacatcactttccaACGTGGGtgattccttctacaaactaactttaccttcattgtttgggattaaaggtgtgtgctaatgGTGTGTCTATATTCTAGCCAGAGTAACAATGTTGCTTGATTAAAATCCCTCTGCAATATacttgtaaacaaacaaacaaaatccacccCAAACCTACTGAGTTATAGTTCAGCTGGGAGAACATTTGCTTGGTTTGCACTGAAGCCCTGGACCTTATGAATTGGTGTGGTtttacatgcctgtaatttcagaaGTCCGGTGCTACAGAGAATTTACtccacagagctgtcctctggccttcacacacaagCAGTGACACTTGTGACCCCATGCCAACaaggagaaacaaacaagaagttGCATAATTAGGAAGTTACATAGCTGGTATCTGAACTGTGGTAGTCTGACTTTACAAGCTATGTTTATTGAACATTGCATCttctaaaaaaattttattttgtatgctgacaatttttgtttgtctgcatgtttttGTATATTCTCTGTGCATGCCAGGTACCCTTGGTgtctagaagagggtgtcaaatctcctgaaactggagttagagatgattgtgaaccactctgtgggtgctgggaattgaaccctggtcctctggaagagcagcaagtgctcttaactgttgagacgtctctctgtctctctgtagccctggtagTGAATTTTTCTATCTCAAGATGTTTGTTCTGAGTAGGCATGGTAATCCCAGTACCCATAGAGGCATGAATATCAGAAGCTCctggccagtctgggctatgtaaGAACCTGTGAGCAATAAACACAAACCCACCAAACAGCAGTCATCTCAGGGGCCATGTTTGCCAAGCATTCCTGAGTTCATAGGTTCACTTCCCAGGAGCCGGAAGCACAAAGACAGAGacgaacaaacaagcaaacaaacaaaacggatTCAAAAGCAAAAATGGGCTGGATGTGGTgttgcatgtctgtaatcccagcacttggaggcagaggcaggtgcttgggtctcagtgagttctaggccagcctggtccacatactcagttccagaccagccagggctacatggtgagaccctgtctcaaaaagaaaagatttgtaaTATACTATTACATGCAGCCTAAAGTAGATAGTGTTACTTGAATGCAGGCTTATTGAAGAGGTTATTTTAAGTTTGGGTTGCACCAAGAATATGTAAGTCATAAATGTTAAactgtgtctgctgctctgacCCTGTTTGCCCTTGTTCCCCGTGTGTAGGATTTTTACATCACCCTGGGAACAGGGTGTGTGTTTCTGCTGGCATCTATTATTTTTGTCTCTACCCACTCTGGGACCTCAGCCGAAATTGCTGCAATTGTAAGTACTTTGCTTTTTTAGCCTTATTTGTGTTTccttagagagagaga containing:
- the Cmtm6 gene encoding CKLF-like MARVEL transmembrane domain-containing protein 6; protein product: MENGAVYSPTTEAAPGPGRGARSGLAAYFFLGRLPWYRRILKGLQLLLSLLAFICEEVVSECGLCGGLYFFEFVSCSAFLLSLLLLIVYCTPVHDRVDTGKVKSSDFYITLGTGCVFLLASIIFVSTHSGTSAEIAAIVFGFTASLMFLLDFVVMLCEKLRENPLRKPENNARAEALTEPLNA